The Quatrionicoccus australiensis nucleotide sequence CAAGGGTTGCAAAAAAGCGCTGTTGGCGTCGATCAGCGTGCCATCGCTGCGCCAGAAGACGATGCCTATCGTGCTTGCCTCGAACAGGCAGTTGATCAGCGCACTGCGTTCGCGCAAGGTCTGCTTCTCCTGCTTGAGGCCGGCTATTTTCGTGATCAGTCGGCTGTTCTGCATTTCCAGCTCGGCCATGCGCGTACACGGCACTTGGCGCTGGATGAGCTGGCGATCACGTAATGCCAGATGCGTCGTGATGCGGACTTGCAGTTCGCGGATGATGATCGGGGTGCTGATGTAATCGGTGGCGCCGCTGGCAAAGGCCCGGATTCGTTCTTCATCGGTATTCGTCTGGCTGATGAAAATCATCGGAATTTCGCCGATATTCCGAATCGACTTGAGACGGGCACACAAGGCGCAAGTACCCAGGTCGAGCGGCGCAAAATCGAGCAATATGAGATCAGGTGGCTTATTCTCGATGTAGCTAAGTGCCTCTTCGATATTCTCGCTTGAATGTACCGCGTAACTTTGTTGAAGAAGAAAGCGGGTTATCTGGAAGCGATGCCGCGTCGCCTTGCCCACCAGTAAAATGTTGCTACCTGTTGTGCCAAGTTCGGAAAATTCCACTTTTTTTTCACAATAAAGTGAGCGCCGGTTCAGTTGCCGGCACATTGTTTCCTGCATTTTACTCGTCCCTGGCGTTTCGGCAGGTCTCAGGTGCCGTAGGTGATGATTTCCTGCGGAATTTTGTCCAAGGGAACAACCTTGTCGGCTCCGCCCAGCTTGATCGCTTCCTTGGGCATGCCAAACACCACGCAAGTCGACTCGTCCTCGGCAATGGTTGTTGCTCCGCTCTCAGACATTTCCTTCAAGCCGCGGGCGCCATCGTCACCCATTCCGGTCATGATGATGCCGAGGGCGTTCTTGCCGGCGACCTGGGCAACCGAGCGGAACAACACGTCCACCGATGGTTTATGGCGATTGACCAGAGGGCCGTCCTTGACCTCGACGTAATACTGGGCGCCGCTGCGCTTGATCATCATGTGGCGCCCGCCCGGCGCGATCAAGGCGAGGCCGGGGCGTACCCGGTCACCATCTTTGCCTTCCCTGATCTCCAACTGGCAGAGGCTGTCGAGTCGGGCGGCAAACATGGCGGTGAATTTTTCCGGCATGTGCTGCACGATGACGATGCCGGTGCACACCGCGGGCAACCGGGTCAAGACCGCTTCCAGCGCCTGGGTGCCGCCGGTCGAGGTGCCGATCGCAACCAGCTTATCGGTTGTGCCGTACATCTTTGCCCCGAAATGGCTGCTTGGCAGCATGGCATCGGCTGAAATCCTGGCTCGGCTTGGTATGGGCGTGGGCGTACTGGTCAGTCGGCGCAGGGCACCGATGTTGGTGCGGGCCGCTGCCTTGACGGCGCTCAGGATGTCGTTGGCAGAGTCCTCAAGAAAGGCTTTGAGATCGATTTTTGGCTTGGTAATGATGTTGACTGCCCCGACCGCCAGCGCTTCCATGGTGACTTGTGCACCGCGTTCGGCAAGGGAAGAGCAGATGATTACCGGGGTCGGATGTTCGGCCATGATCTTCTTGAGAAAGGTCAGCCCGTCCATGCGCGGCATCTCGATATCCAGTACCAGGACATCCGGCCAGTTGGCCTGCATCTTGGCGAGGGCATAGACCGGATCCTGCGCCGTGCCGATGACTTCGATCGAAGGGTCCTTCGATATTGCCTGTGTGACGACCTGACGGACGAGTGCCGAATCATCCACGATCATGACCTTGATTTTGTTCTGCATGTGTCAATCTTCCGAAACTGTGGTGTGGCGGTGGGCGGCCAGCCAGACATCACCGTTGGCGAGATCAAGATAGAGCCGGCGACGACTCGTGCCGCCGACATGTTCGGCGACGAGCTTGAAGCCATGGCGAGCCAGCGCCTGGCGGGCGGCTTCGATGTTGCGGTGGCCGATATCCATGGCGCGGGTGCCGGGGAACATGTTGCCGCCGCCGAACAGCTTGGCCTGACAGCTGGCCGGCGCGATATGGCGGCGCCGCAGTTCGTTGCACAACAATTCCACACTTTCGTCGGCGTAGCGTGCGTCGAGTGCATCGAGCGGCCCGCGATGGCCTCGCCCGCGCGCCGGGAGCAGGATGTGGCTCATGCCGCCGATGAATTGACCGGGATGCCACAATGTTACCGATACGCAGGAGCCGAGCAGGGTGCCGATACGTCCCGGCCCGGCTGCAAAATGGAATTCTCCCGGATGCAGAAAGACATCGAGGGCTGGCATGTGCCGCTTCATGAGGCCTTGGCGTGGCGATAGATGGTTGGCGCGACGGTGACGAGCTTGTCGGTCAGGCCATTCAGGGACTCGGAATGGCCGACGATGAAATGGCCATCGCTTTTCAGATAAGGCAAAAGGTTATCCACGACCTTGCGTTTGGTTTCGCTCTCGAAATAAATCATTACGTTGCGCAGGAAAATCACGTCGAACTGGCCGATGCCCTTGCTTGGCTGCAGCAGGTTGGACTGCTGAAACCTGACGCGCTCGCGTAGCTCCCGTGCGATGAGCAGGGTGCCGGCCTGTTCGCGAATTCCTTTGAGGCAGTATTTTTTCAGCATGTGGGGAGGGATGCCGTCCGTCCTCTCCATCGGGTAATGCCCCCCCTGTGCCTTGGCCAGGACGCGGCTGCTGATGTCGGTGCCGACGATTTCCCATGGGCTGTTACCGAGGGTTTCGGCGAGCACCATGGCCATGGTGTAGGCCTCTTCACCACTCGACGCCGCCGCGCTCCAGGCGCGAAAGGTATTGCCCTTGCGCCGGCTGGCCGCCAGTTGGCGAAGATGGTCGAAGTGCTTCGGTTCGCGAAAGAAATAGGTTTCGTTGGTGGTCAGCAGGTCGACCATGGTCTGCCGTTCGGCGGCGCAGTCGCCGGTTGTGACATGCTTGTAGTACTGGCTGAAGTTGTCGCAGCCGAGTGCCTTCAGGCGCCGAGACAGGCGCCCGACGAGCAGGACTTTCTTGGCTTCCGAGATGCTGATGCCAGCGATCTGGAAAGTCAGTTTCTGGAACAAGCCGAATTCAGCATTGCTGATCGGAATGTTGCCGAGCTGTGATGAATCGTTCAAAGGATCTCCAATCGGGAATGTGCCGACTCTGGCTTACTGCAGTGTGGCCGCATCGGGTTTGGCGGCATCCCGATCGAGGGCAGGGAACATGCGAGGCTGCGTTTCGTTGAGCATTTGAGGCAGGCGCTCGAAGGCCTCGCCCGGAATCGGCTTGCTGTAGCGATAGCCCTGGCCAAGATGGCAGCCATGGGCTTGCAGGAATAGCTCCTGCTTTTCGGTTTCTATGCCTTCCGCCACCAATTCGAGGCGCAGGCTGTGTGCCATGGTGATGATGCCCTTGACCAGTTCGGTGCTGTCGCGGTCAAGCATGACGTCGCTGATGAAGGAACGGTCGATCTTCAGGACATTGATCGGGAACCGTTTGAGGTAGGCTAGGGAGGAGTAGCCGGTGCCGAAATCGTCGATGGCGATGCTGATGCCCATGTCCCGGAAAGCCTTCAGGGCGACGCCGATTTCCTTGTTGTCGTCGAGCAGCAGGCTTTCGGTAATCTCGAATTCGAGCCAGGCGGGCTTGCAGCCGGTCAGGCGCAAGGCTCGAAGCACCGTTGCTACCAGATCGTTGTCGCGAAATTGGCGGGAGGAGAGATTGACAGCGATTTTCAGCCGCCGTTCGCCGCTCTCGTTCCAGCGTCTGGCGGCCAGGCAGGCCTGGTTCAGAACCCAGGCGCCGATGCTGACGATCAAGCCGGTATCTTCGGCGATGCCGATGAACTTGTCAGGCTGGACCATGCCGAAGCTTGGATGACGCCAGCGGAGCAGGGCTTCTGCACCGACCAGGCGACCGTTCGCCAGATCAATTTTCGGTTGGTAGAAGACTTCCAGTTCGCCTGCAGTCTCGGCGCGCCGCAGGGCCAATTCCAGCATCGCCCGTTCCTTCGATTTGGCGCTCAGTTCGGCCGAGTAGAAGCGGAAGCCGGCGCGCCCGCGGTCCTTTGCGTCATAGAGCGCCGAGTCGGCGTACTGGAAGAGTTCGGTTGCGGTTCTTCCATCACTCGGGAAGACGGCGATCCCGATGCTGGCCGAGATGAACGCCTCCTGCGACCCCAACTGGAATGGTTGGGCCAGGACATCCAGTATTTTCCGCGAAATGCTGCCGAGATCGGCTGCCTCGCGAATGTTGGGCAGGACGACGGCAAATTCGTCGCCGCCCAGACGAGCTACCGTATCGTAGTCGCGCACCAGGCGGCGCAGGCGTTCGGCCGCTTCGTGCAGGAGCAGGTCACCGAGATCGTGGCCGTGAGTATCGTTGACCTCCTTGAAGCGGTCGATGTCAAGAATGATCAGGCCGAGCGTACCGCCGTGCCGGGTTGCCCTTTCCAGGCAATGATTGAGGCGCTCGCCGAGCAGGATGCGGTTCGGCAGACCGGTCAACGAGTCGTGAAAGGCCATTTCCTGCAGGCGCGACTCGTAGTTTTTCAGCTCGCTGATATCTTGCGTCGTTGCGATCAGGCGGCGTGGTTTGCCTTCCTGTCCATACTCGATGCAAATGTGGGTGTGCAGGTGCAGTACTTGTTTGGCAATCCGTATCCGGTAGCCGCTGAGTGTCAGCTCGGTCTCCTTCCGCTCGCAGGCGTCGCGGTAGGCCTTGAGCAAGGGCTTCCTGTCCTCATCAAGGATCATGGAAAAAACCTGATTGATTTTTGGCTGCCAATCGGCACTCTTGCCGAATATCCGGCACATCTCGGCGGAAACGCTGACTTTCTTGCCGCTACTAAGCTCCCATTGCCAATGTCCCAGGCGAGCCATGGCTTCGGCCTGGCGCAGGCGGCGTTCGCTTTCTTTGAGCGCGGTGATGTCGCGGCCGATGACAAGAACGCTGGTGACCTGCTCGTCGGCCGCGAACTCCGGCGTCAGGATCAGGTGGCTGCACAACGTGCGACCGTCGGCGGCCGGCCAGGTATGCTCGATTTCATCAGCTTCGCCGCTGGTGATGACGGTGAGCAGTGCCTTCTCGTAGGCAAGGGCGCTGTTGCTGAGATTGTATTCGGACGGGCGTTGGCCGAGCATCTGTTCAGCAGACATGCCGGCCAGACGAATCAGACTGGCATTGCTGTACAGGCGGCGACAATTGCGATCGTAGCGAGCAATGGTGTCCGGCGAGTTTTCAATCAGCGTCGTGAACTCATTCTGGCGCTGCCGTGCAGCCTGTTCCGCCAGTTCCCTTTCAGTAATGTCCTGGGCTAGCGCGAAATTGTAGATGCTGCCGTCGAATTCGAAGCGGGCAGCCCTGATCTCCACCGGGAAAAGGCGCTTGTCCTTGCGCTGGTGGCGGCTCGTCAAGGTGCGTGAGCCGGTGTGCAGCATCTGTTGCCAGTGCTGATTCCAGTCGTTCGACGAATAATCGGGATCGATATCGAAAACGCTCATTGTCATGAGTTCGGCGTAGGAGTAACCGAGCGAACGGCAACTGGCGTCGTTGACATGCAGTAGCCTGCCATTTTCGTCGATCAGGTATATCGCTTCTGTTACGTGATCGAGTGCGAATTTCAGCAGGCAGAGTTGCCGCTGCGTTTCCCTCTGTTTCGATATGTTGCGGGCGACGGCGAGGACGCCGTCGATCTCGCCCGCAGCATTGAGCTCGGGGGTGGCGCGTAGTTCGACATGTTGCGTCTGGCCGGCGGCGTCCTGCCAGCAGAGATCGATGGCGCCGGGCGTGCCGTTGGCGATGGCCGTCCGCAACTGGTCATACAAGGTCGATTTGGCGAGATTAGCGCCGTCTACCGTTGGTGTTACGGCAAGAGCCCGCAAATCCGGATCCAGGCGCCGGTACGCCTTGTTGCGATAAGTCAGGCGTCCCACCCGATCATAACGGGCGATGCCATCCGGCAGGCTTTCTGCCAGCAAGCGGAAGTCGTCGCAGGGTTTGCTCGGATGGGTCATTTACCTGGTGGTGCTCGGCTTGGTTTGAAAAGACGGGGGAGCTTTCAGGTCCCACTCCGTTCAGCTTGGGAGACGGCGGCAAGCACGGCGATTTCGTCAAGGGCGAGAATGCGATTGACGTCGAGCATGACGACGAACTTGCCGTTCACCTTGCCCATGCCGCTGATGAAATCGATGCGGATGCGCGCCCCGAACTCGGGCGGTGGCTCGATATCGCCGGACGGGATTTCGAGCACTTCCGATACGGCATCGACGACGATCCCCATCTGCTGTCCGTGCCCTCCCTGGCCGAGATCACCGGTCTCGATGATGACGA carries:
- a CDS encoding protein-glutamate methylesterase/protein-glutamine glutaminase, which translates into the protein MQNKIKVMIVDDSALVRQVVTQAISKDPSIEVIGTAQDPVYALAKMQANWPDVLVLDIEMPRMDGLTFLKKIMAEHPTPVIICSSLAERGAQVTMEALAVGAVNIITKPKIDLKAFLEDSANDILSAVKAAARTNIGALRRLTSTPTPIPSRARISADAMLPSSHFGAKMYGTTDKLVAIGTSTGGTQALEAVLTRLPAVCTGIVIVQHMPEKFTAMFAARLDSLCQLEIREGKDGDRVRPGLALIAPGGRHMMIKRSGAQYYVEVKDGPLVNRHKPSVDVLFRSVAQVAGKNALGIIMTGMGDDGARGLKEMSESGATTIAEDESTCVVFGMPKEAIKLGGADKVVPLDKIPQEIITYGT
- a CDS encoding chemotaxis protein CheD → MPALDVFLHPGEFHFAAGPGRIGTLLGSCVSVTLWHPGQFIGGMSHILLPARGRGHRGPLDALDARYADESVELLCNELRRRHIAPASCQAKLFGGGNMFPGTRAMDIGHRNIEAARQALARHGFKLVAEHVGGTSRRRLYLDLANGDVWLAAHRHTTVSED
- a CDS encoding CheR family methyltransferase; translation: MNDSSQLGNIPISNAEFGLFQKLTFQIAGISISEAKKVLLVGRLSRRLKALGCDNFSQYYKHVTTGDCAAERQTMVDLLTTNETYFFREPKHFDHLRQLAASRRKGNTFRAWSAAASSGEEAYTMAMVLAETLGNSPWEIVGTDISSRVLAKAQGGHYPMERTDGIPPHMLKKYCLKGIREQAGTLLIARELRERVRFQQSNLLQPSKGIGQFDVIFLRNVMIYFESETKRKVVDNLLPYLKSDGHFIVGHSESLNGLTDKLVTVAPTIYRHAKAS
- a CDS encoding EAL domain-containing protein, translated to MTHPSKPCDDFRLLAESLPDGIARYDRVGRLTYRNKAYRRLDPDLRALAVTPTVDGANLAKSTLYDQLRTAIANGTPGAIDLCWQDAAGQTQHVELRATPELNAAGEIDGVLAVARNISKQRETQRQLCLLKFALDHVTEAIYLIDENGRLLHVNDASCRSLGYSYAELMTMSVFDIDPDYSSNDWNQHWQQMLHTGSRTLTSRHQRKDKRLFPVEIRAARFEFDGSIYNFALAQDITERELAEQAARQRQNEFTTLIENSPDTIARYDRNCRRLYSNASLIRLAGMSAEQMLGQRPSEYNLSNSALAYEKALLTVITSGEADEIEHTWPAADGRTLCSHLILTPEFAADEQVTSVLVIGRDITALKESERRLRQAEAMARLGHWQWELSSGKKVSVSAEMCRIFGKSADWQPKINQVFSMILDEDRKPLLKAYRDACERKETELTLSGYRIRIAKQVLHLHTHICIEYGQEGKPRRLIATTQDISELKNYESRLQEMAFHDSLTGLPNRILLGERLNHCLERATRHGGTLGLIILDIDRFKEVNDTHGHDLGDLLLHEAAERLRRLVRDYDTVARLGGDEFAVVLPNIREAADLGSISRKILDVLAQPFQLGSQEAFISASIGIAVFPSDGRTATELFQYADSALYDAKDRGRAGFRFYSAELSAKSKERAMLELALRRAETAGELEVFYQPKIDLANGRLVGAEALLRWRHPSFGMVQPDKFIGIAEDTGLIVSIGAWVLNQACLAARRWNESGERRLKIAVNLSSRQFRDNDLVATVLRALRLTGCKPAWLEFEITESLLLDDNKEIGVALKAFRDMGISIAIDDFGTGYSSLAYLKRFPINVLKIDRSFISDVMLDRDSTELVKGIITMAHSLRLELVAEGIETEKQELFLQAHGCHLGQGYRYSKPIPGEAFERLPQMLNETQPRMFPALDRDAAKPDAATLQ